One Setaria viridis chromosome 5, Setaria_viridis_v4.0, whole genome shotgun sequence genomic region harbors:
- the LOC117856194 gene encoding uncharacterized protein codes for MAAARSLTTLRMKLLVDTRGQRVLFAEASKEVVDFLFSLLALPVGAVAMLLGQEDAAATGGSVGGLYRSVVNLERSFAQPGADMDALLLPAVPPPAAGCVGSLLRLPDASARPRCPSCGGRPPLAESGVQPSRSSVPNGSPADAGGFVRGNMTYMVRDDLAVAPMSTISSISVFNALAVRGLGAVHERTVQIGHTEALKILKASFESKTVLTDVFLRGRAPAPGTLAR; via the coding sequence ATGGCGGCCGCCAGGAGCCTCACCACGCTgaggatgaagctcctcgtcgACACGCGGGGCCAGCGCGTGCTGTTCGCGGAGGCGAGCAAGGAGGTCGTCGatttcctcttctccctcctcgcgCTGCCGGTGGGCGCGGTGGCCATGCTGCTCGGGCAGGAGGACGCCGCTGCGACCGGCGGCAGCGTCGGCGGCCTCTACCGCAGCGTCGTGAACCTCGAGCGCTCCTTCGCCCAGCCCGGCGCCGACATGgacgcgctcctcctccccgccgtgccaccgccggcggccggctgcGTCGGCTCCCTCCTCCGGCTTCCCGACGCGAGCGCGCGCCCCAGGTGCCCGTCCTGCGGCGGCCGGCCGCCACTGGCAGAGAGTGGCGTGCAGCCCAGCCGGTCGTCGGTACCGAACGGTTCCCCCGCGGACGCGGGAGGGTTCGTGCGGGGCAACATGACGTACATGGTGAGGGACGACCTCGCCGTCGCGCCCATGTCCACCATCTCCAGCATCTCCGTGTTCAACGCCCTGGCGGTGAGGGGTCTCGGCGCTGTGCACGAGAGGACCGTGCAGATCGGGCACACGGAGGCTCTCAAGATTCTCAAGGCCTCGTTCGAGTCCAAGACCGTCCTCACCGATGTCTTCCTCCGCGGCAGAGCTCCAGCTCCAGGCACGCTAGCTCGCTAG
- the LOC117858411 gene encoding uncharacterized protein: MATTTTAAALSMKLLIDRKAQRVLFAEASKEVVDFLFSLLALPVVTVVKLVGKEAMVGCVGNLYASVDKLDSTYFQPGAAKDALLYPTVLSSAASATLLRLQAAPPSPGQPKTLYRCTNTYNSNCRTYIADTHGKACPTCGNQMTTAAQYLQSTGPDGSGQAVPKPEQSKGFVQGIVTYTVLDNLTVTPMSTISGITMLNTFAVTDLGDLQEKTVKLGYNEGLAILKASLQSKTVLTDVFLTSNKKSSARGRA; this comes from the exons ATGGCAACCacgaccaccgccgccgcgctgagCATGAAGCTCCTCATCGACCGGAAGGCGCAGCGGGTGCTGTTCGCGGAGGCGAGCAAGGAGGTCGTCGacttcctcttctccctcctcgcccTCCCCGTCGTCACGGTGGTGAAGCTGGTGGGGAAGGAAGCCATGGTGGGCTGCGTCGGCAACCTCTACGCCAGCGTCGACAAGCTCGACTCCACCTACTTCCAGCCCGGCGCCGCCAAGGACGCGCTCCTCTACCCCACCGTGCTTTCGTCGGCGGCAAGcgccaccctcctccgcctgcaggcggcgccgccgtcccccggGCAGCCGAAGACCTTGTACAGATGCACGAACACCTACAACAGCAACTGCCGCACCTACATCGCTGACACGCACGGCAAGGCGTGCCCGACCTGCGGCAACCAGATGACGACGGCAGCGCAGTATCTCCAGTCGACGGGGCCCGACGGCTCCGGCCAGGCGGTGCCGAAGCCCGAGCAATCGAAAGGTTTCGTGCAGGGCATCGTGACGTACACGGTGCTGGACAACCTGACGGTGACGCCCATGTCCACCATCTCTGGCATCACCATGCTCAACACCTTTGCGGTTACGGACCTCGGCGATCTCCAGGAGAAGACTGTCAAGCTCGGCTACAACGAG GGCTTGGCGATCCTCAAGGCGTCGCTGCAGTCCAAGACCGTCCTCACCGACGTCTTCCTCACCAGCAACAAGAAGTCCTCCGCCCGCGGTCGTGCTTGA